The DNA segment TTTCCCATTTCACAACGGGCATATCGTCTGGTAATGCATTCTTTTGGAACACGGTTTCAAAGTAGCTTCTAGCTTCTTTGGCTGCTTCTTGTCCGTGGTACATTTCAACAAGCTTGCTCCCAAGGTTCATTTTGGCATCACGCGGGTGAATGGAACCATCTTCTAGGCCTTTCTCTAGGATGTCTACTTCTTCTAATGGAAGATCGGTTGCTAGTCTAAAGTATTTCACCATTAGTTCATCAGGGATCGACATTGATTTACCAAAGATTTCGTTTGGTGCCTCGTCAATTCCGATGTAGTTGTTTAGAGACTTAGACATTTTTCGTACGCCATCAAGTCCTTCAATTAATGGAAGCGTCATCGCGACTTGCTTTTCTTGTCCGTACGCTTCTTGAAGCTGACGTCCCATAAGTAGGTTGAACTTCTGATCTGTTCCTCCTACTTCGATATCAGACTTCATCGCAACTGAATCGTATCCTTGCATTAATGGGTAGAAAAATTCATGGATTGAGATTGGTTGCTGAGATTTGTAGCGTTTTTCAAAGTCATCACGTTCTAACAAGCGAGCAACCGTTAAGTTACTTGCAAGCTTGATGACATCTTCAAAGTTTAAGGCTTTTAACCACTCGGAGTTATACATAAGAGTGACTTTATCCATATCAAGCACTTTACTGTACTGTTCTACATAGGTTCTGGCATTTTCCATTACTTGTTCGTTTGTTAACGCTTTTCTTGTTTCAGACTTTCCAGTTGGATCTCCGATTCGACCAGTAAAGTCACCAATTAACAGCTGAATTTCATGACCATATTCCTGGAACTGACGCAGCTTGTGCAAGACAACCGTGTGACCAATGTGCACGTCTGGTGCAGAAGGGTCCATCCCAAGCTTAATTTTGAGCGGGACACCTGTTGCTACTGATTGTTCGATCTTCTCCTTAAACGCGTGCTCTGGCGCAATTTCAACGACCCCACGCATTAATTCCTTCACTTGTGTTTCGACTAACTGCTTTTGCTCTGCGGTTAACTCTCTCTTGGACTCAGCCATACCATTCAACCTCCGATTAATCTCTTTTTGCACACAAAAAAACCCGTCTCCTAAAAAAGGGACGAGGTTATCGCGGTACCACCCTTGTTGAAAAGCATGTGCTTTCCCACTCAGTCTATAACGGCATTCACCGTTCTTTGCTTCTACACAAAGAAAAAGCTCCAGGCTGTAATTCTTTCAGCATCTCGTACTGGCTTGCACCTACCGCCAGCTCTCTTTAATCGATGTGTACTGAAATACTCCGACCCTTCCGCGCTTGTGATTTCATTCAATTGTTACAGTTTTAACACAAACAGATGACATAGTCAATAAATAAGAGAAACCTTCTCTGATAGCATTTCATCTCATCTTAACCTATGCTATACTGTTTCTGATTATTTAGGGAGGTATGTTATGTCCATGTTTTCTCGTTTGAAAGAGAGAATACACCTACTATATAAAAAACTAGATGATATTCAATTATTCCGCAAAGTAGGCATTACTTATCAAGTATTTTGGAACCTATTCTTGCTTTTTATTATTTTCGGATTGATGTCACTCTTTTTTGTTGGGGGTACTGCAGCAGGTTACTTTGCTTCATTAGTAAAAGATGAACCATTGCAGAATGCAGAAGAGATGACGACTAAAATTCATAATTATGAAGAAACCAGTCAGGTCTTTTTTGCTGGTGACACCTACATGGGTGAGTTACCGTCAGATTTAGAGCGTCATGAAGTGGCCTTAGATGACATATCAGATTATGTTAAGCAGGCCATTGTTGCAACAGAAGATGAATACTTTTATGAGCACGAAGGGATTGTGCCTAAGGCTATATTCCGTGCTACATATCAAGAATTTGCAAATGCTTCAACCCAAACAGGGGGAAGTACGTTAACTCAACAGTTAATTAAACAGCAAATTTTATCAAGCGAGGTTTCCTTTGATCGAAAAGCAACGGAAATCTTACTCGCTATGCGTCTAGAGCACTTTATGAGTAAGGAAGATATTTTAGAGGCTTATCTAAATGTTGTTCCATTTGGACGCAATGCATCAGGAAATCAAATAGCGGGTGTGCAATCTGCAGCGACTGGGATTTTTGGTGTCGATGCGAAGGATTTAAACTTAGCACAGTCAGCCTTTATTGCCGGACTTCCTCAAAGTCCATTCGGATACACGCCATTTACTTCAACGGGTGAAGTAAAAGAATCGCTTGATCCTGCATTAAATCGGATGAATACTGTTCTTACTCGAATGAATTCAGAAGGTTACATTTCTGATGAAGAATTACAAGAGGCGTTAGACTATGATATTGCAGGCGATTTCACAGACCCTACACCTCCTATCACGGAGAAATATCATTACCTGACATATGAAGTCATGAGAAGAGCAACGCCAATTGTCGTTGAGGCAAAAATGAAAGAAGATGAAGTGAACCTTGACGAGATGAGTGATGCAAAGCGAGCTGAAACACTTGATGCTTACTACCAGGCGGCTTCAAATGAGCTTTCTAGTAACGGCTATCGGATTCATACAACGATCAACCAAGATGTGTATGATGAGATGCAAAAAGCAGTGAAGGATGACAGCCTCTTTGGTCCTGAGAAAAAAGGTGAAATCGAAGAAGTCGGAGCTGTTCTACAAGAAAATAAAACGGGTGCAATTATCGGTTTTGTCGCGGGGCGCGAGGAAGGTAGCTCTGATAAGCAATTTAACCATGCAACTCAAGCAAACCGACAAACAGGATCAACGATGAAACCACTGCTTGGCTATGCTCCAGCAATGGAAATCGGTGCGATCCAGCCAGGGCTTGTTATACCTGATACACCGATGAAGTATAAAGATGGAAAGCCAGTAAAGAACTTTGATTCTGGACACAAAGGGTTACAATCAGCAAGAAAATCTCTTGCACAGTCTCGAAATGTACCGGCTGTTCGTGCACAGAACATGGTGCCACATGACAAAGCTCGGGAAACTCTTCAAAATTTAGGTATTCCTTTAGCAAATGAAGAGCTTCCGTATGAGTCTACCGTGCTTGGAACTCTTAACATAAGCGTTGAAGAAAATACAAATGCGTATTCTACGTTTGGGAACGGCGGAAAACGCGTGGAATCGTATATGATTGATCGAATTGAAAAAGCTGATGGAGATGTGGTATACGAGCATGAAGAAAAAGTAACAGATGTCTTCACGCCTCAAACAACCTATCTAACCATCGATATGATGCGTGATGTGCTTAAGCCCGGCGGAACAGCAAGCAGTGTACCAGGTAACCTAAACTTTAAAGCAGATTGGGCTGGAAAAACGGGTACAACTCAAAACGTTCGTGACTCTTGGTTTATGGCGACCAACCCAAATGTGACGCTTGGTGTCTGGATTGGTTATGACTCCGAGTATCAAATTGAACAAACCGTAAATGGCCTTCGCTACGGACCACGAAACCAGAAGATCTGGACGAATATCGCGAATGCCGCACACAAAGCAGACGCTGAGCTTATGGCTCCATCCGAATCATTTAAGCAACCAGAGGGCATTGTGGCGAAGAAAATTTGTAGTTTAACAGGTACCTCCCCTTCTAAAGCGTGTGAAGAGGCTGACCTTGTGACAACAGATTTGTTTAATTCAAACTATCTACCGAACTCTACTGATAACTTACAGTCAGAACGGTATGTGACGATTAACGGGAAAAACTACAAAGCTCGTAGCAATACTCCGGATGAATTTACGGAACGAGGATTGTCTGTATCAGGAGACTTATTCGGTGTGGGAGATGTCTCATCGTATTTACCTGACTCAATAAGTGGCGTAGTTAGCAACGAAGAAGCTCCCGATAATGGGAATACACCAGGAACGGTTTCGGGGGTATCACTTAGTGGTGACTCATTAAATTGGGCAAAACATGATGCAAGTGATATTGTTGGCTACCGTATCTATCGAGCTGATAATGGTAGCAATGACTTTAACGTGGTTCAATCTGTAAAAGGCAATGAGTCCACAAACTACAGTGTAGGAAATGGAACGTATGCCTATTATGTAACAGCTGTTGACTCAGTAGGTAACGAGTCTGGTGCATCTGACATTGCTCGAGCCGGTGATTGGTCTGACGAGGACGAAGCCGATGAAGAAGCAGAACAAGATGATGAGTCAGATACTGATTCAGACGAAGACGCGGATGATGAGGATTCAGAAGATACCAATGAAGAAGATACTTCTGATGAAGACTCAGACGATAACTAAAGCAACAAAAAGACGAGACATCCATGTGATGCTCGTCTTTTTCTATTCCAGAGAGAACAACCACGTATAAATGTCCCTCCACTTTCATTAATCAGAACCAAGTATGTTTTGGTGAATTCCTTTACACTAACAGTAATACAGATAAAGGAGGGTCTATATGTCTGAGATAACTCGTATTGGTGTGATTGGTATAGGTAATATGGGAAGTGCTCATGCAGACTATCTGTATGAGAGCCGCATTAAAGGCGCTAAGTTAACGGCGATTCTCGAGGAGCGAGTAGATCGAATCAAAGAAATTGAACACAAATATTCCGAGGAGCAAGTCACCATATTTTCTGACGAAAGTGCTTTTTTTCAATCTGATTTAGTAGATGCCGTCATTATTGCGACTCCACACTACAGTCATCCTTCCTTAGCGATTACAGCCTTTCAGCATGGGTTACATGTGCTTGTGGAAAAACCAGCTGGAGTCTACACAAAACAAGTTCGTGAAATGAACGAAGAAGCCGAAAAAAACACATTGGTTTTTTCAATGATGTATAATCAACGTATGAATCCTCTGTACCAAAAGCTAAGAGAAATGATCCATTCAAACGAGCTTGGCTCTATTCGACGTATCAATTGGATTATCACCGATTGGTATCGCTCTCAAAGCTACTATGATTCAAGTGATTGGCGTGCCACATGGGAAGGTGAAGGCGGTGGTGTGTTGATTAACCAGTGCCCCCATCAACTTGATCTCATGTACTGGCTGACTGATATGATTCCATCGAGAATTCGGGCCTTCTGTCATTTCGGAAAGTACCGCCACATCGAAGTTGAAGATGATGTAACTGCGTACTTAGAGTACGACAATGGAGCAACAGCTGTGTTCGTTACTACAACAGGAGAAGCGCCTGGAACGAATCGTCTTGAGCTGACAGGCGACCGTGGAAAAATAGTGATCGAGCATGATCAGCTTACTTTTTGGCGGTTAAGAGAGTCAGAGACGGCGTTTAATGAAAGATATTCAGGTGGATTTGGCATGCCAGAATCATGGACATGTGAGATTCCAACACCTGGACTCCATTTAGCACATGAGGGGATCACTCAAAATTTTGTCCGCGCCATTCAACACGGAGAGCCACTTATTGCCCCTGGGCATGAAGGCATTATCGGCCTTACCTTATCAAATGCGATGCAGCTGTCTACATGGACAGATCATTGGATAGACCTTCCAATTGATGAAGAGTTATATGCTAAGAAACTAAATGAACAGATTGCGCAATCTACATTTGAAAAGAACACATCAAAACAATCACTAGACGTTAAAGACACTCATTAAAAGGAGGAGCATATGAACCGAAACGATGGCATGAACTACGCACCCAAGGGTAAACCAAAACGAGTGGTAGAGGAAAATACGTTTCATTTTGCTGCGATGGCCTTAGATCATGGTCATATTTATGGGATGTGTCAAGGACTGATTGATGCAGGCGCCACGTTAACAAAGGTATACGATCCAGATCCCGAAAAAATGAAAGCGCTTAAAAGTAAGTTTCCAACGGTGGAATGTGTCACGTCAGAAGCTGATATTCTGGAAGATCCCGTGATTCAATTAGTAGCCGCTGCTGCTATTCCTAGTAAGCGAAGCTCCCTTGGAAACCGTGTGATGCAGCATGGTAAGGACTATTTTACCGACAAAACCCCATTTACAACGCTTGGGCAGCTTGAAGAAACGAAAAAGGTTGTGCAAGCTACCAAACAAAAATATATGGTTTATTATAGCGAGCGACTTCACGTAGAATCAGCAGTGTACGCTGGGCAGCTCGTACAGGATGGCGCGATTGGAGATGTTATTCAAGTGACAGGCTTTGGACCTCATCGTTTAAATGCACCTAGTCGCCCTGACTGGTTTTTTGAGAGAGATAAATATGGTGGCATCCTATGTGATATCGGTAGTCATCAGATTGAGCAATTTCTTTATTATACAGGTAATTCAGATGCCAGAGTTTTACACAGCAAAGTAGCAAACTACACATCCAAACAATATCCTGAGCTTGAGGATTATGGTGATGCAACACTGGTTGGTGGAAATGGTGCAACTCATTTCTTTCGCGTGGATTGGCATACACCAGATGGTTTAGGAGTCTGGGGTGATGGACGTTTGTTCCTAACCGGTACAAAAGGTACAATTGAAATTCGAAAGTATATAGATGTTGCCAAGGATACGGCAGGAGATCATGTCTATCTTGTAAATAATGACGGCGAACAGTATTTTCACGTTTCCGGAGAAGTAGGCTTTCCGTTTTTCGGAGAGTTGATTCTTGATTGTATCCATCGAACAGAAAACGCCATGACTCAAGAACATGCATTTAAAGCAGCTGAGTTATGTCTGCTTGCTCAAGAACAAGCTGAAATCATTCACACGTCGGAATAGCCTGGATGAATACAGATTCGTATCACATCCCACATCTTTCCATGAATTACTTGCAGAATCACACCTATCAGGTGGCATTTCATTCCCACCAGGAAGCTGAGTTATTTTATTTTCATGAAGGAAAATGTACGTACTTAGTAGGAGATCGCATCTTTCATTTGGCAGCGGGTGATTTAATTTTAATGAACGGCTTAACCCTTCATCGTCCAAAGCTTTTTGCTGACCATGCGTACGTTCGAACAACCATTCATTTTGATCAGACTTATTTTAAGACCCTTCTCGCTCCGATGAATATGGAAAAACTAGTGGACCCATTTACATCCCTCTCTTCTCTTCACTTGTCCTTTCGCGGTGAAGAGAAGCAAAAGGTGGAGCAATACCTTATGTCGATGATGGCCTGTAAGGAGAAGGATACGGAGGTCGCCTCGTTTCGTTTTCAACTGTTATTCATGGACCTATTAAGTTTTCTTTTTCCTTACTACCAAGAGCCATTTACACAGAAGACACTCAGGCAAACGGAAAAAGAACGTCATGTTCAAAAGATCATCTCTTTGATTGAAACGCACTATCATACAGACTTTCATTTAGAAAAACTAGAAGAAGAGCTGCACTTGAGCAAATACTATCTTTCTAAGATCTTTAAAGAAATCACTGGTGTAACCATTTTCAAATACCTTCACCAGAAACGTATTAATCAAGCGAAGGTTCATATGATGCTAGATGAATCAATCAGTATCACGGAGCTTGGCTACCAGACAGGGTTTAAGTACCCTTCCCATTTCTCACGGGTCTTTAAACAACTAACAGGAATCACTCCCGAACAATATCGTAAGGCTGTATCGGATCTATAAAAAAAAGTTGGACTAAGGTCACTGTCCGACTCTTTTTTTGTTTCTCACGCTTTTTTTAGTTCATTGTTTGGAAACAGACGAGCCTCTTCAATCTTAGGAAGCTTTCTTAAGATCGAGCTTGATAACCAGCTTAGACTAAAAATAATCATGGCCACACCGCAAATGAAAACCGGCACAATAGGTGTAAAAGCAGATCCAATCACCCCTCCAATTAAGCCTCCAAGAGGAGCTCCAATGGCTGATGCACTTGATAGCACCGTAATCACGCGACCAATAAATGAGGTCTCCACCTGTTGTTGAATGGCTGAAAAGATTAGGATGTTAATTACTCCAATGGAGATAGCGCCCGTACAAAAGAGCACGATCGACGGGATGACAGGAAGAATGGCAGCTCCAATCCACATCAACCCAGTTATGCTAAAACTACTTATGACTAGACGCCCAAAGTCTAGTTCCTTTATCTTCGGAGTTAGAATGGCTCCTATCATAAATCCAAAAGACAAAGAGGCAAGATAAAATCCGTAAATGGCTTCGTTTTCGTCCCCTTTAATTAATGCAAAGGCAGGTAAATTAGGTACCATAATACCCATTGCCAAATTAACAAATACTATGGAAACAATCATCTTTGGTATTAGTGAGTCTTTTATATAGTGAATACCTGCTTTTAAATCGGTTGTATAACCAGACATTAGTTGAGGAAAAGAATTCGTTTTTTCCGGCAGTGAAGGTTGCTTGAAGTTAAAAAATAGGTAAGTCATAGAACTGAAGAGATGACAACTTGCTGTAATGAAAATAGCGTAAACAGGTCCAACAAAAACCACGAGAATACCTGCACCAGCTAGAAAAGCAATGTCCATCCCCTCTCTAATCGTATGTAAAAAGGAATTGGCTTTGATGATATGATCTTTACCAACAATAATAGGAGTGATCGTCGATTCAATTGGATACGTAAATTGTGAAATGAGGGCAACAGTAAATAACAGAACGAGGACATAGAATACATTTAAACCTGTGGTTAAATAAAACAGTGGGATCGTAAACAGAAGAGCTGATTTTAACAACCCACTCACAATTAACCCTTTCTTATAAGTCACATAATTAGCGAAGGGAGCAACCAGAAATGCGAGCGTACTTGCAAGAGTAATTGAAAAATACGCAAGTCCTGAAAATAAAACATTCTCTGTTAAATGAAGCACTAAAAGCATTCCGGAAACTGCATAAACCCCTCCCCCCACACCATTAATTAATATGCCCGTCAGAAAGATCAGAAAGTTACGTTCTCTCACAAAAGATTTCACTCTTCTTCTCCTCCTTCTTGTTCAAATTTCCTCATGTTAAACTCAATCATGTAAGGCTTTTGTTGAACTGAATCATCTTTACTTTCCTCAAAGGATTTTTTGCCGTACTTCAGATAAAGCTCTCTTATATCCTTATTTAATTCCGTGACTAGCTTATCCGATAATAAAACGTGAGCGTGACTCCCCTCCACTAGATCTTCATCTGTCACCTGCTTTGGACCCTTAAATACAGTTGCTTTCGATCGGTAATACTTTTCCACTACACCCTTATTCGTTTCAGTATGATCGATCTCTAGAATTCCATGTTTATAAAGCTGCTGAATATGATAGTAAATGGTTCCTGCATTTTTGCCGAGTTCCACAGATGTTTGCTTTGGTGTCATTGGCTTTTCATGAAGTAGCGCAATAATCCGAGAGCGCAGAGGATCTGAAATAACCTTTTGCTGCTTTAATGTGACTTTCATAAATTCTTGATCGTCCATTACATTCACCTCTTAATTTGTATTTGTTAATCGATTTAATAATCCAAATCATTAATTTAGATTCATTATACGATTTAACTTTTTAAATCGCAAGTGTTTTTTTAAAATGAAGAAAAGGCTAGTACATAACTTTATTATGAATAGTCAAACATGAACATAGCACCAATTCCGCTACTGGATAATCCCTCGCACCTGCGGGAACGGCCTCAGCCCCTTTCGCGGAAAGGGCACCGCTACAGTGTCTTCACCGCGTTCTGTTCCGTAGGAGTCTCGGGTTCTCCTTCCGCTTGTTTTGTTAAAAACAAATGGCGAATGATTCGATTGTAGAATCATTCGCCATTTTTAAGTGTTGATCTTTAGTTATGTCCCAGCCTCTACCGATACAATTAATCTTCCATTGTTGATAAATCACCCGTTGGCAAATCAAGCTCCCATGCCTTTAACACGCGACGCATGATTTTCCCACTTCTTGTTTTAGGAAGTCCTTTGCGGAACTCAATTTCACGAGGAGCGGCATGAGCAGATAATCCTTCTTTAACGAATACACGAATCTCTTCTTTTAATTCATCAGAGATTTCGTATCCCTCTCTTAGTGAAACGAATGCTTTAATGATTTCACCGCGCACAGGGTCTGGTTTACCAATGACTCCCGCTTCTGCAATGGCTGGATGTTCGATTAGTTTACTTTCTACTTCAAATGGTCCCACTCGTTCACCGGAAGTCATAATGACATCATCAATTCGTCCTTGGAACCAGAAGTATCCATCTTCGTCCTGATAAGCTGAATCACCAGATATATACCAGCCTTCAAGCTCAAAGTAGCTGTTATACTTTTGTGGGTTGTTCCAAATTTCTCTCATCATTGACGGCCAGCCTTTGCGAATAGCCAGGTTCCCCATTCGATTAGGTGGAAGTTCTTTTCCACGATCATCAATGATTGCGGCTTGCACCCCAGGAATTGGTTTGCCCATTGAGCCTGGACGGATTTCAACAGATGGATAGTTACAAATAAGCTGAGCACCCGTTTCTGTCATCCACCACGTATCGTGAATGCGTTTGTTGAACACTTTAGAACCCCAACGAATGACTTCAGGATTTAGTGGCTCACCCACACTTAGTACATGACGAAGAGCCGACAAATCATACTTCTTCACTACTTCGTCTCCTGCACTCATCAACATTCTAAATGCAGTCGGTGCACTATACCAAACGGTTACTTTATTCTTCTCAAGCGTCTCATACCAATCCGTTGGACTGAAGCGTCCTCCGCGAATGACATTAGTCACTCCTGCAAGCCATGGGGCAAAGATTCCATAAGATGTACCTGTAACCCAGCCTGGATCCGCTGTGCACCAATAGATGTCATCTTCTTTTAAGTCTAGTACCCATTTAGCTGTTTGATAGTGTTGTAGCATTGCATTGTGTACATGGAGAACGCCTTTGGGTTTTCCAGTTGAGCCAGATGTATAATGCAGAATTAAGCCATCCTCGCGGTCAACCCATTCAATTGAAAGCTTATCAGATGCCTGCTCTAGCTTTGAATTAAAATGAATATAGTTCCCAGATGCCTCATATTCATCAGCAACAATTAATACTTTTTTCAAATCTGGCAAGTCTTCAAATGGAACTCGCTCCATTAAGGCCGGAGTCGTCACCAAAACTTTTGCCCCACTATCCTCAAGACGGTCTCTGACTGCTCCTTCCATAAATGCTTCAAACAAAGGACCTACAATGGCACCTAGCTTAATTGCTCCAAACAGAGCAAAGTACAATTCCGGAGAACGTGGCATAAAGATGAATACTCGATCGCCTTTCTTTACCCCTGCTTCCTTTAACACATTTCCTGCTTTGTTTGAATAAGCTTTCATTTCCTTAAATGTATACGATTCGTCTCGCTTTTGGTCACTATAAAGTAACGCTGCCTTTTCAGCCTTGTCTCCTTCAGCAAAGCGATCGATTGCTTCGTAAGCTAGATTTACTTTCCCAGAGGTATGCCAAGAGAACTCTTTTTCAACCTGACTCCAATCAAACGACTCGTATTCTTTATCATAGTTTTCTAGATTAAAATGCCCGTTTTCAGGTGGAAGCGCTTGCAATTTCATATATCTCTTCCTTTCTGTAATGAATTAACATTAGTATAATATACGTTTTTCAAATACACAAATAGAAAGTAAGGGTTTACAATTTTAATAAAAAAACTGTTCATAATATTCGTTCATTCACTCGATGCATGTTAGAATTGTGTATAATGAACGTATCAGCCTTAAAAGGTGAGTGAACAAACATGAATCATATAAAAACGTATCATTCTAGACTGATTTCGTTTCAAGATAAGAATCTATTAATTGAAGGTCCTATCTCAAAGGATACGCTTGAGTCTTATGGATTTCACGAAGATCTCAACTCGTTTCGACCACCTAAGCAGCAAAAAGAAGCATTGCTTGAAATTGCAGAGTTACCTGAGGGGCGGATTAACGTTGTTGTTGATGATCACACCGTTGTTGGATATGTTACATTCCTTTACCCCGATCCAATGGAACGCTGGTCAGAAGGAAACATGGAGAATCTATTAGAACTTGGAGCCATAGAAATCGCTCCCGCATATCGCGGGGTTTCCGCTGGTAAAAACCTTGTCTCGCTCTCAATGCTCGATTCAGAAATGGAAAATTATATTATCATTACAACCGAGTACTATTGGCATTGGGACTTAAAAGGTAGCGGGTTAGATGTATGGGAATATCGAAAAGTGATGGAAAAAATGATGGGTGCCGGTGACCTTGTCTGGTTTGCTACAGACGATCCTGAGATCAGTTCACATCCTGCCAATTGTCTTATGGCTCGAATTGGTGCGAATGTTGGACAAGAATCTGTTCAACAATTTGACCAACTGCGATTCCACAATCGATT comes from the Alkalihalobacillus sp. FSL W8-0930 genome and includes:
- the acsA gene encoding acetate--CoA ligase, translating into MKLQALPPENGHFNLENYDKEYESFDWSQVEKEFSWHTSGKVNLAYEAIDRFAEGDKAEKAALLYSDQKRDESYTFKEMKAYSNKAGNVLKEAGVKKGDRVFIFMPRSPELYFALFGAIKLGAIVGPLFEAFMEGAVRDRLEDSGAKVLVTTPALMERVPFEDLPDLKKVLIVADEYEASGNYIHFNSKLEQASDKLSIEWVDREDGLILHYTSGSTGKPKGVLHVHNAMLQHYQTAKWVLDLKEDDIYWCTADPGWVTGTSYGIFAPWLAGVTNVIRGGRFSPTDWYETLEKNKVTVWYSAPTAFRMLMSAGDEVVKKYDLSALRHVLSVGEPLNPEVIRWGSKVFNKRIHDTWWMTETGAQLICNYPSVEIRPGSMGKPIPGVQAAIIDDRGKELPPNRMGNLAIRKGWPSMMREIWNNPQKYNSYFELEGWYISGDSAYQDEDGYFWFQGRIDDVIMTSGERVGPFEVESKLIEHPAIAEAGVIGKPDPVRGEIIKAFVSLREGYEISDELKEEIRVFVKEGLSAHAAPREIEFRKGLPKTRSGKIMRRVLKAWELDLPTGDLSTMED
- a CDS encoding GNAT family N-acetyltransferase — its product is MNHIKTYHSRLISFQDKNLLIEGPISKDTLESYGFHEDLNSFRPPKQQKEALLEIAELPEGRINVVVDDHTVVGYVTFLYPDPMERWSEGNMENLLELGAIEIAPAYRGVSAGKNLVSLSMLDSEMENYIIITTEYYWHWDLKGSGLDVWEYRKVMEKMMGAGDLVWFATDDPEISSHPANCLMARIGANVGQESVQQFDQLRFHNRFMY